The Tardiphaga alba genome includes a window with the following:
- the rpmF gene encoding 50S ribosomal protein L32, with protein MAVPRRKTSPSRRGMRRSADAIKSTAYVEDKDSGELRRPHHLDLKTGMYKGRQVLKVKKDA; from the coding sequence ATGGCCGTTCCGAGAAGAAAAACATCGCCGTCGCGGCGTGGCATGCGTCGTTCGGCTGACGCGATCAAGAGCACCGCTTACGTTGAGGACAAGGACTCCGGCGAACTGCGCCGTCCGCACCACCTCGACCTGAAGACCGGCATGTATAAGGGCCGTCAGGTTCTGAAGGTGAAGAAGGACGCCTGA